The stretch of DNA gatttcgaagtcatccacgtgtatttactccggtggaaacggagtaaatatctaagtcattagcattagggtaaaatgttaagtcaaagaacctaaaaaattgaactactccgatttcgaattCAATAAATCTGTATTTACCCGGTGGAAacggagtaaatatctaagtcattagcattagggtaaaatgttaagtcaaagaacctaaagaattgaactactccgatttcgaagtcatccacgtgtatttactccggtggaaacggagtaaatatctaagtcattagcattagggtaaaatgttaagtcaaagaacctaaaaaattgaactactccgatttcgaagtcatccacgtgtatttactccggtggaaacggagtaaatatctaagtcattagcattagggtaaaatgttaagtcaaagaacctaaaaaattgaactactccggtTTCGAATTCAATAAATCTGTATTTACCCGGTGGAAacggagtaaatatctaagtcattagcattagggtaaaatgttaagtcaaagaacctaaaaaattgaactactccgatttcgaagtcatccacgtgtatttactccggtggaaacggagtaaatatctaagtcattagcattagggtaaaatgttaagtcaaagaacctaaaaatttaaactactccgatttcgaattCAATAAATCTGTATTTACCCGGTGGAAacggagtaaatatctaagtcattatagcattagggtaaaatgttaagtcaaagaacctaaaaaattgaactactccgatttcgaattCAATAAATCTGTATTTACCCGGTGGAAacggagtaaatatctaagtcattagcattagggtaaaatgttaagtcaaagaacctaaaaaattgaactactccgatttcgaagtcatccacgtgtatttactccggtggaaacggagtaaatatctaagtcattagcattagggtaaaatgttaagtcaaagaacctaaaaatttaaactactccgatttcgaattCAATAAATCTGTATTTACCCGGTGGAAacggagtaaatatctaagtcattatagcattagggtaaaatgttaagtcaaagaacctaaaaaattgaactactccgatttcgaattCAATAAATCTGTATTTACCCGGTGGAAacggagtaaatatctaagtcattagcattagggtaaaatgttaagtcaaagaacctaaattcccatgttgaaattttttttaaatttttactattcacgttaaaaatttaaaaaattaagtacAAACAAACACACACCTGCGTGGAAACCAAAAAGTTTTCTTCCAAACAGGTACTATTACCACACCACATATGCGTGGAAACCAAAAAGGCTTCCTTTTGTTGGAATAGATATCATTCATCATTGCAACCTAAAAAAACTTTTCCATTCTCCAACAAAGGGAACCACTTCATCGTGTGAAACCCTTACCATTCTTGTTAAGCGTCCGAGGCGGAAAAACGGAGCAACCGGCGCAACGACAATGAATGGCGTCCTCGTCCAGACAAAGGTTTGTCCTTCTTACTTTTTGTCATCGTTTTTGTTATCGATTTACATCCTATTTGTGTTCTTTGTTGTCGTTGGTTTCATTGATACTGTTCGTATCTACTAAGTTCATTCATGAGTAAATTCCTAAGTAGGAGAATTGCTTCGTTATTGTTTATAAAGACTTAGTTACATGATAAAGTGATTTGAGAGTAAATACATTCAACAAGATCTGCATGTGGTTTTTTTGATAAAGTGATTTGatagtagatttttttttttttttaaacgatGTTTATTTACCTTCAATTACCAAGATCTGAAACGTTGATGCTATGTTATACTTCCAATGTGTTGTCTTATTTGTAAACGATGTTATCATTATCAGACGTTGTTGGTGATTATTGGTTATGTTCTGTGTTCATGCACTGGTACTATTTGATGATGTTGTTTATTTATGTTGATTTAGGAATGTAAGTATGAACCCAGTCAAACCAGAGCCTGTTGACGTAATATGGTTAAGTTCAGATGACGAAGGTGATAATGTTTATCAGAGGTCTCAGAGGTTTGAAAGGAGGGTTGCTAATAAGGATGCTAATAGGGTTGCTAACAATGTTGCTCAAAGGACTGCTAAGGGGACTGGTATGATGGTGGACAACAATGCTGGTAAGAGGAGGGTGGATAACAATGTTCAAAGAGTGGTTAAGGACAGGAATGAAATCTGTGAATGGATAACACAAGTTACACCAGCTATGCAGAATTTGAAGAGGAAACAAACACTAGTATTAGTTCACATTTGGTGCATTCTCAATTATGTATCACTTGTTATTTACTTTGTCTTACTGACTAATAATCTTGATTATCTTATATTTGGTACAGCACATTCCTGCGTGGGTTGTGAAGCGTGCTCTAAAAGACAAGTGCGAGATTTACTTGCGATCTGCAGAGATGAAACGTACATATGACTGTGCTATTTTGGATCCAGGACGCTCGTCGCAGAGATACATTGGAGATGGTTGGTATGACTATGTTGAAGTGCACAGGCCTAAAGTTGGTGACGTCCTCCACTTTTCTCTGAAACCACCTTATAACTTAATGGTTGTTTCATTGATGCGCCAGAAGCCTCGCACCCGCTGAATTGATGCCCAGATGGATCAATGTTTGATATCCTCGTCCAAACTGTTTGCTACTGTTTAATTAGCTCTTGTTAAGTACTTATGTTTGTTTTATGTAGTTGTTGAACTTTTTAATTGTAAAAATGCTACTTTTATCAGTAGCCAGACATCAGTTGACGATCACATACGTGTTCGTCGACATATGCAATTTCAAttctattttaaaaagtttCGTTTTATTATTATCGTTTAAGTTACGATACATATGGTGTGATTCGTTATTATTTTGCGTAGTTCGTTATTATTTAGCTTGCTTACCCTTTGTGTGGCTGAGGCATTTGTGCCCTTATTTGGTGCATTTGCGTAGTGTATTGAGTGATATATCCATCACTTACAAAATTGTTCCACTAGTTTTCAAAGAGTTAAACATTTGATTTAATGAAACACTAAGTAAAGTGGAATTTCATTCAGTTTTGGAAGTTTAAGAGCTATAATCACTTGATACCCATAATGAATGAATTCCATCGAAAAACTTTATGTCCAGATAAAGCTTGTTAAATAGGTTTGCTTTTTCAAATTTACTCATGTTTAAAAGTTGAAACACGCAATAATTACTCCACAGCAGCCCTATAAGCACTCCATAAATCCTATAATCAAGCTAACCAATCCTATAATCACGCTAACCAATCCTATGTCTTATCCCTATAATTACTAGTTATTCAGTTTTGGAAGTTAAAACACACAATAATCAATTCACAACCCTATAATCACTCTAACCAATCCTATTCCTATAATTACTAGTTATTCAGTTTTGGAAGTTGAAACACACACTAATCAATTCACAACCCTATAATCACTCTAACCAATCCTATTCCTTATCACTTATCACGGTtggaacaaaaaagaaaaaagagaaaaaacaacaaTCCATCAATATTTTTCTGAGATTAGAAtcgttattaaaaaaaaattaattacattaattaGGTAaacattttaacataaaaaaagaaaataatccaAGAACAAATCAATAAATTCCTAAACATCTTTGCTGTCGATCTCTCGTTTTGTagtttcatcttcatcttctctcccttattgaattgaatttctTTAACAATTGAAACCACATCTTTGAACAACTCTGAGCATGTGCAACCACGACTGGGTTGAGTTTGTGATTCACGAACATTTGGACGAGCAGTTGGACGCACATAGGGAGGGTGGCCTTCAATTTCATCATCCCATATGAAAAGATTACAACTTCGAGCTCCCTGCAAATTATATTTCAATCATCAAAATGTTATACTTACCAAATTAAATCATGATCGAAATAGATCTACCAAGTATAAAACGATCTGTTAGCAAACCTACCCCATGAGTTGGACATTTCCAATATCTACGCTTAGGATTTTCGCCTGAATTGGATATGTACAACCTCATTGGATTTTTGCAACCACATTCTGGGATTTCGACTGCCATTGAATTTGCAACAGATGAAGAAGACATTGTTGGGACAAATTGCGAAATTAGGGATTTTTGGGAAACAATAAATCTGTATTTCGAATTGGATGGAGAGAAGAGATGAGTA from Trifolium pratense cultivar HEN17-A07 linkage group LG5, ARS_RC_1.1, whole genome shotgun sequence encodes:
- the LOC123886646 gene encoding uncharacterized protein LOC123886646, with translation MSSSSVANSMAVEIPECGCKNPMRLYISNSGENPKRRYWKCPTHGGARSCNLFIWDDEIEGHPPYVRPTARPNVRESQTQPSRGCTCSELFKDVVSIVKEIQFNKGEKMKMKLQNERSTAKMFRNLLICSWIIFFFYVKMFT